One region of Vibrio sp. FE10 genomic DNA includes:
- the rpe gene encoding ribulose-phosphate 3-epimerase yields MKQYLIAPSILSADLARLGEDVERVLAAGADVIHFDVMDNHYVPNLTFGAPVLKALRDYGITAPIDVHLMAKPVDQLVPQFAEAGATMITFHVEASEHVDRTLQLIKEHGCQAGVVLNPATPLSHLDYIMDKVDLILVMSVNPGFGGQSFIPATLDKLRSIRARINESGRNIRLEVDGGVKVNNIKEIAEAGADMFVAGSAIFDSEDYGQVIDSMRSELAQLN; encoded by the coding sequence ATGAAACAATATCTTATCGCACCTTCGATTCTTTCTGCTGATTTGGCTCGCCTTGGTGAGGACGTAGAACGTGTTCTCGCGGCTGGGGCTGATGTTATTCATTTTGATGTTATGGATAACCACTATGTACCCAATCTGACTTTTGGTGCGCCAGTATTAAAAGCACTACGAGATTATGGAATAACAGCGCCAATCGACGTGCATTTAATGGCGAAGCCTGTTGATCAGTTGGTGCCTCAATTTGCTGAAGCGGGTGCGACGATGATTACGTTCCATGTAGAAGCCTCTGAGCATGTTGACCGTACTTTACAGTTAATCAAAGAGCACGGTTGCCAAGCCGGAGTGGTATTAAACCCTGCAACGCCATTGAGTCATCTTGATTACATTATGGATAAAGTCGACCTGATATTAGTGATGTCGGTGAACCCTGGCTTCGGTGGCCAATCTTTCATCCCAGCTACGCTTGATAAGCTACGTTCAATCAGAGCGCGCATTAATGAATCAGGGCGTAATATACGTTTAGAAGTCGATGGTGGTGTGAAAGTTAACAACATAAAAGAGATTGCTGAAGCAGGAGCGGATATGTTTGTTGCGGGCTCGGCTATTTTTGATAGTGAAGATTACGGACAAGTTATCGATTCCATGCGTTCGGAGTTGGCTCAATTGAATTAA
- a CDS encoding HAD family hydrolase encodes MPKLDKYKGIIFDLDGTLVNSMVAHAHAWEQTCQKFGIPYDKEWLDQLGGMPSRKVTQEILKRYDLTLDAQQITSDKIANFEAIEHKGDVIPETYALLQQQYQLKKIGIGTGAQAKHARAILKTTDIPSMIRTIVTSDDVENHKPNPDTFLKVASQLELEPSDCVVFEDTIIGQYAATAAGMDCYMVEDGRITQFVPAS; translated from the coding sequence ATGCCAAAGTTAGATAAATATAAAGGAATTATTTTCGATCTCGATGGGACTCTGGTCAATTCTATGGTGGCACACGCTCATGCATGGGAACAAACTTGTCAGAAATTCGGAATCCCCTACGATAAAGAATGGCTCGATCAACTTGGCGGGATGCCATCGAGAAAAGTGACTCAAGAGATCCTTAAGCGTTACGATCTAACTCTTGATGCTCAACAAATTACTTCGGATAAAATCGCCAACTTTGAAGCCATTGAGCACAAAGGTGATGTTATCCCAGAGACATACGCCCTTTTACAGCAACAGTATCAGTTGAAGAAGATAGGCATCGGCACTGGCGCTCAAGCCAAGCACGCGAGGGCGATTTTAAAGACGACCGATATCCCATCAATGATACGTACGATTGTGACTTCAGATGACGTAGAAAACCACAAACCTAATCCTGATACTTTTCTGAAAGTCGCTAGCCAGTTAGAGCTTGAACCGAGCGATTGTGTGGTGTTTGAAGATACGATCATTGGGCAATACGCTGCAACTGCTGCAGGAATGGATTGTTACATGGTCGAGGATGGGCGCATAACCCAATTTGTTCCAGCGAGCTAA